The Desmodus rotundus isolate HL8 chromosome 13, HLdesRot8A.1, whole genome shotgun sequence genome has a window encoding:
- the GOT1L1 gene encoding putative aspartate aminotransferase, cytoplasmic 2, translating to MSTLSVFLDVPLAQKLDGSLLKTYKQDDCPNKIFLAYRVCMTSEGQPWVSSVVRKTRLQIAQDPSLNYEYVPVKGMKSFIQACLELLFGKHSQVIMENRVGGVHTVGESGAFQLGAQFLKTWRRDSQIVYIISSQKEQHGLIFQDMGFTVYEYCLWDSKQLCLDPNVLLNVVKQAPRGCVFVIGNIGNCKLTRCHWEKLMATMKKKQIFPFFDIPYQGLSTGDLEEDTRFLQYFVSGGLEFFCSQSLSRNFGIYDEGVGILAVVALNNQLLLCVLSQLVNLALALWLNPPTSGARIITSILCNSALQEAWKQSLKEVVEDIMLIKEKVKEKLRLLGTPGSWDHITNQSGTHCYLGLDFQQVEYMVRKKHIYIPKNSRINFTCINACNIDYITESINEAILFTKGSGNYLQKVNDSWWLEMHYKPGPQGASSRTPYSLLSAGRDGFRVGLKSGCVREGEGGAQGREDVPASSEENQELCPVEGQAGGLPNRADRGDPQQ from the exons ATGTCCACCCTTTCAGTATTCTTGGATGTGCCTCTAGCCCAGAAGCTGGACGGCAGCTTGTTAAAGACCTACAAACAAGACGATTGCCCTAACAAGATATTCCTGGCCTATAGAG TCTGCATGACCAGCGAAGGCCAGCCCTGGGTTTCTTCCGTGGTGCGCAAGACCCGCCTGCAGATCGCACAGGATCCCTCCCTGAACTATGAATACGTGCCGGTGAAGGGCATGAAATCGTTCATCCAGGCCTGCTTGGAACTCCTCTTTGGAAAGCACAGCCAAGTCATTATGGAGAACAGG GTAGGGGGTGTCCACACCGTTGGTGAGAGTGGCGCTTTCCAACTTGGGGCCCAGTTCCTCAAAACCTGGCGCCGGGATTCTCAAATAGTTTACATCATTTCTTCCCAAAAAG AACAGCATGGACTCATCTTCCAGGACATGGGCTTTACAGTTTATGAATACTGCCTCTGGGACTCCAAGCAGCTGTGCCTGGACCCCAACGTGCTCCTCAATGTGGTGAAG CAGGCCCCACGTGGCTGTGTCTTCGTGATCGGGAACATTGGCAACTGCAAGCTGACACGATGTCACTGGGAAAAGTTGATGGCCACCATGAAG AAGAAGCAGATATTCCCATTTTTTGACATTCCCTATCAAGGTTTATCCACTGGTGACCTGGAAGAAGATACTAGATTTTTACAATACTTTGTGTCCGGAGGCTTGGAGTTCTTCTGCAGCCAGTCATTGTCCAGGAATTTTGGCATTTACG ATGAAGGAGTGGGGATCCTAGCCGTGGTGGCACTTAACAACCAGCTCCTGCTGTGCGTCCTCTCCCAGCTGGTGAACTTAGCCCTGGCCCTGTGGCTAAACCCTCCTACCTCCGGTGCCCGTATTATCACCTCCATCCTCTGTAACTCTGCTCTGCAGGAAGCCTG GAAGCAGAGTCTGAAAGAGGTTGTAGAGGACATCATGCTGATTAAGGAAAAGGTTAAGGAGAAGCTCCGGCTCCTGGGAACCCCAGGCTCCTGGGATCACATCACCAACCAGAGTGGGACCCATTGCTACCTTGGACTCGACT TCCAACAGGTGGAATACATGGTCAGGAAGAAACATATCTACATCCCCAAGAATAGTCGGATTAACTTCACCTGCATCAATGCCTGCAACATAGATTACATCACTGAGAGCATCAATGAGGCTATCCTCTTCACTAAGGGCTCCGGGAACTATCTTCAGAAAGTAAACGACTCCTG GTGGCTGGAGATGCACTATAAGCCCGGGCCCCAGGGCGCTTCTTCCAGGACACCCTATTCTCTGCTGTCCGCGGGCAGAGATGGCTTCAGGGTCGGCCTCAAATCCGGGTGTGTgcgggagggtgaagggggagccCAGGGTCGGGAGGACGTCCCAGCTTCGTCTGAGGAAAATCAAGAACTGTGTCCTGTGGAGGGCCAAGCGGGCGGCCTCCCGAACCGAGCGGACCGCGGAGACCCGCAGCAATAA